The following proteins are co-located in the Myroides profundi genome:
- a CDS encoding MBOAT family O-acyltransferase — translation MSLFNIEIPSITIDQVINWFTFNPKEPLLFNSGLFLGIFIVFYLFYILMRKTFHIRLLYVTLFSLFFYYKSSGMYFIILIGSSLMDYYFANIINHTLNAAKKKLLLTISIVVNLGLLGYFKYTNFFLDGVNFFANTKLHLDDIILPVGISFFTFQSISYIIEIYRKEIEPTKNFLDYLFFISFFPQLVAGPIVRAKDFLPQIYKNIYVSRDYVNEGLLLIIGGLLKKAVISDYISINFVDRVFDAPNSYTAFENLMASYGYAIQIYCDFSGYSDMAIGIALLMGYRLPVNFDVPYQSMSITEFWRRWHISLSTWLKDFLYISVGGNRKGSFGGYFFPGLFFAGILGWGIYYMNESIIPLILAVASIVVFGLTFLLAKDKKKNMYTNFNLLTTMLLGGLWHGASLRFIVWGALHGIALAIHKIIMELFPRAKGVKPNFLWRIFSIFLTFNFVTFCWIFFRATSFDTALNVINNIASIEFDWEAWTTIAMGYKNAFMLIGIGFVWHYIPKSWMTVPHQMFNVAPMFVKAVVLGFVFWIVYATATAGPQPFIYFQF, via the coding sequence ATGAGTCTATTTAATATTGAAATACCAAGTATAACTATTGATCAAGTAATCAACTGGTTTACTTTTAATCCTAAAGAACCTTTATTATTTAATTCAGGTCTGTTCTTAGGAATATTTATTGTGTTTTATCTCTTCTATATCTTGATGAGAAAAACCTTCCACATTCGCTTATTGTATGTGACCTTATTCTCTCTATTCTTTTATTATAAGTCTAGTGGGATGTATTTTATTATCTTGATAGGATCCTCTTTAATGGATTACTATTTTGCTAATATTATTAATCATACCTTGAATGCTGCTAAGAAGAAACTACTCTTAACGATTAGTATTGTTGTAAACTTAGGGTTATTAGGTTACTTTAAGTATACAAACTTCTTTTTAGATGGAGTTAATTTCTTTGCGAATACGAAGTTACATTTAGATGATATTATACTACCTGTAGGGATCTCTTTCTTTACGTTCCAATCTATTAGTTATATTATAGAGATTTATAGAAAAGAGATAGAGCCAACGAAGAACTTTTTAGATTATTTATTCTTTATTTCGTTCTTTCCACAGTTAGTGGCAGGGCCTATTGTTCGTGCAAAAGACTTCTTGCCACAGATATATAAGAATATTTATGTGTCTAGAGATTATGTGAATGAAGGGTTGTTATTAATTATCGGAGGGTTATTGAAGAAAGCAGTTATTTCTGATTATATCTCTATTAACTTCGTAGACCGTGTATTCGATGCTCCAAATAGTTACACAGCATTTGAAAATCTAATGGCATCTTATGGATACGCTATTCAGATTTATTGTGACTTCTCAGGATATTCAGATATGGCTATTGGTATAGCATTGTTGATGGGATATAGATTGCCAGTTAACTTTGATGTACCTTATCAGTCTATGTCTATTACAGAGTTCTGGAGAAGATGGCATATATCGCTTTCTACTTGGTTAAAAGATTTCTTATATATATCAGTAGGAGGAAATAGAAAAGGAAGTTTTGGAGGGTATTTCTTTCCAGGATTATTCTTTGCAGGTATCTTAGGATGGGGAATTTACTATATGAATGAAAGTATTATTCCATTAATCCTAGCTGTAGCATCTATTGTTGTCTTTGGTTTAACCTTCTTGTTAGCAAAAGACAAAAAGAAAAATATGTATACTAACTTTAACCTATTAACGACTATGTTATTAGGAGGGTTATGGCATGGAGCTAGTTTGCGTTTTATTGTGTGGGGAGCCTTACACGGTATTGCTTTAGCGATACATAAGATTATCATGGAGCTGTTTCCTAGAGCCAAAGGAGTTAAACCTAATTTCTTGTGGAGAATATTCTCTATATTCTTAACGTTTAACTTTGTAACGTTTTGTTGGATATTCTTTAGAGCGACCTCTTTTGATACAGCATTAAATGTTATCAATAATATTGCAAGTATAGAGTTTGATTGGGAAGCTTGGACTACTATTGCTATGGGGTATAAAAATGCGTTTATGCTGATCGGTATCGGATTCGTATGGCATTATATACCTAAGTCATGGATGACAGTGCCTCATCAGATGTTTAATGTTGCACCAATGTTTGTTAAGGCAGTAGTACTAGGCTTTGTGTTTTGGATTGTTTATGCAACTGCAACAGCAGGACCACAGCCATTCATTTATTTCCAATTCTAA
- a CDS encoding LysM peptidoglycan-binding domain-containing protein, whose translation MKRNKIAVFVVGILFHIGSFAQVNSLRTNEFSDEEVENVNEEGIGNKIYYAEQLKTFFEKVQKMTRSKEGKINIVHIGDSHIQADFFSGRMRSLLQDRFGNGGLGFAFPYKLAKTNGNSLVRYSSNAEWSSYRNIFPVKDAQVGLSGIALSTNNSNAVIELSVRDASYGFSRMKVFTPSNKKEFNVGTASQKVFLESTAPKKISHQIKRGESLGAIANKYNTTITEIKKANNMKTNTIHAGKRLSIPTKQRESVAVSNNMFNELSGEKNDVFYTFELGEELDRIYFYSNQQAEAYDLNGVVLENDKPGILYHTIGVNGARFSDYTKYDLFFKQLRGLEPDLVIVSMGTNESFDRMSGRDFQEQVNMFLAKVKKVAPHASVLLTTPPPSYFSKDKPNTVAAELSNELIINGIDGKYAIWDLYYNLGATLGLSSLRENGMLSKDLVHYTVKGYEYTGDLFYEALIDAYNQFVKQNSAF comes from the coding sequence ATGAAAAGGAATAAAATTGCTGTTTTTGTTGTAGGTATTTTATTTCATATTGGTTCTTTTGCTCAGGTTAATTCACTTCGTACTAATGAGTTTAGTGATGAAGAGGTAGAAAATGTGAATGAAGAAGGAATAGGAAATAAGATCTATTACGCAGAACAATTAAAAACTTTCTTTGAGAAAGTTCAGAAGATGACTCGTTCTAAGGAAGGGAAGATAAACATTGTTCATATAGGTGATTCTCATATTCAAGCTGATTTTTTTAGTGGAAGAATGAGATCTTTACTTCAAGATAGATTTGGAAATGGGGGATTGGGATTTGCCTTTCCTTATAAATTAGCTAAGACTAATGGTAACTCTCTTGTTAGGTATTCTTCTAATGCAGAATGGAGTAGTTACAGAAACATATTTCCTGTAAAGGATGCACAGGTAGGATTAAGTGGAATAGCGCTTTCTACGAATAATAGTAATGCTGTTATAGAGCTAAGTGTACGTGATGCTTCGTATGGTTTTTCTCGTATGAAAGTTTTTACACCTTCTAATAAAAAGGAGTTTAATGTAGGAACGGCTAGTCAAAAGGTTTTCTTAGAATCAACTGCGCCTAAGAAGATTTCTCATCAGATTAAAAGAGGAGAGTCTTTAGGAGCTATTGCTAATAAGTATAACACTACTATTACTGAGATTAAGAAAGCGAATAATATGAAGACCAACACTATTCATGCAGGTAAGAGACTTAGTATCCCTACTAAGCAGAGAGAATCTGTGGCGGTGTCTAACAATATGTTTAATGAGCTATCTGGAGAGAAGAATGATGTATTCTATACCTTTGAGTTAGGAGAAGAGTTAGATCGTATCTATTTCTACTCTAATCAACAGGCTGAAGCGTATGACTTAAATGGTGTGGTACTAGAGAATGATAAGCCAGGTATACTATATCATACTATAGGTGTGAATGGGGCGAGGTTCTCTGATTATACTAAATACGATTTGTTCTTTAAGCAACTTAGAGGATTAGAGCCAGACTTAGTAATTGTATCTATGGGAACTAATGAGTCCTTCGATAGAATGAGTGGAAGAGATTTTCAAGAGCAAGTCAATATGTTCTTAGCTAAGGTAAAGAAAGTAGCACCTCATGCAAGTGTGTTATTGACTACACCTCCACCATCTTATTTCTCTAAAGATAAGCCTAATACTGTAGCAGCAGAATTATCTAATGAATTAATCATTAATGGAATAGATGGGAAGTATGCTATCTGGGATTTATATTATAATCTAGGAGCAACACTAGGCTTGTCTAGTTTAAGAGAGAACGGAATGTTATCAAAAGATCTTGTGCACTATACCGTGAAAGGGTATGAATATACAGGAGATTTATTCTACGAGGCTCTTATCGATGCTTATAACCAATTTGTCAAACAAAATAGTGCTTTTTAA
- a CDS encoding membrane protein — MASGFFLFFKGNLPKKLFSEEALPTSNIVVDSLMLEALEGIEKEKLVTKDSLKTEKTGIDDENVIIVPEDVFTSDEDSGSFKGMAYLENFFAKLYALEQQKGARVRIAYYGDSMTDGDLIVQDLRKNYQSKYGGMGVGYVPIMSESAQSRLSVIHKYSNNFKMQSYLNVKNPQKPFGVSGQVYFVKDTVKPTWVSYTAGKMQNMTMLYNPTLYYGSSNNKRGEVAVIINKDTIVKKLSISSELNKLKIADGNIKDVKLLFKHADSIPIYGVDFSAGGGVQVDNFSSRGNSGLPLSLFKVSLMQKYQKNLDYSLIVLHYGANVLNYGSLDYSWYTKKMGNVVKHLKQCFPNASILVISTADKSSKVEGVMKTDAAVEPLMKAQRKYAMEAHAGFFNLYEAMGGNGSMVKWVEEVPAKANKDYTHFNHRGASDISGKIFARLEEGYTDYKKKHTGQVPVKKVDSLQQPDKETVVREDSSKQKIENEKE, encoded by the coding sequence ATGGCAAGTGGCTTTTTTTTATTCTTTAAAGGAAATTTGCCTAAAAAGTTATTTAGCGAAGAGGCTCTTCCTACAAGTAATATTGTAGTAGATAGTCTGATGCTAGAAGCGCTAGAAGGCATAGAAAAAGAGAAGCTAGTAACTAAAGATAGTCTAAAGACTGAAAAAACAGGAATAGATGATGAGAATGTAATCATCGTTCCAGAAGATGTATTTACTAGTGATGAAGATTCGGGTTCTTTTAAAGGAATGGCGTATCTGGAGAATTTCTTTGCAAAACTGTATGCTTTAGAACAACAAAAAGGAGCACGTGTTCGTATAGCTTATTATGGAGACTCGATGACAGACGGAGACTTAATCGTACAAGATCTGCGTAAGAACTATCAGAGTAAATATGGAGGTATGGGAGTAGGTTATGTACCTATTATGTCTGAATCTGCACAGTCTAGACTATCTGTTATCCATAAGTATTCGAATAACTTTAAGATGCAATCTTACTTAAATGTCAAAAATCCACAGAAACCATTCGGGGTGTCAGGACAGGTGTATTTCGTGAAAGATACAGTTAAACCTACTTGGGTGAGTTATACAGCAGGTAAAATGCAAAATATGACAATGCTTTATAATCCAACACTTTATTATGGAAGTTCTAATAATAAAAGAGGGGAAGTAGCAGTTATTATAAATAAGGATACTATTGTCAAGAAGTTAAGTATCAGTTCAGAATTAAATAAACTGAAGATAGCTGATGGTAATATTAAAGATGTTAAACTACTATTTAAACATGCTGATTCTATTCCGATATATGGTGTAGATTTTAGTGCAGGTGGTGGAGTACAGGTGGATAATTTCTCTAGTAGAGGTAATTCAGGATTGCCACTATCGTTGTTTAAAGTGAGTTTAATGCAGAAGTATCAAAAGAATTTAGATTATAGTCTAATTGTATTACACTATGGTGCTAATGTTTTAAACTACGGATCTCTAGATTACTCATGGTATACGAAGAAGATGGGGAATGTGGTGAAACATTTAAAACAATGTTTTCCTAATGCTAGTATTCTAGTAATATCTACTGCGGATAAATCATCTAAAGTAGAAGGTGTGATGAAGACAGATGCTGCTGTAGAACCACTGATGAAGGCACAGAGAAAATATGCTATGGAAGCTCATGCTGGATTCTTTAACCTATACGAAGCTATGGGAGGAAATGGTTCTATGGTCAAATGGGTAGAAGAGGTACCTGCAAAAGCGAATAAAGATTATACACACTTTAATCATAGAGGAGCTTCTGATATCTCAGGTAAGATCTTCGCTAGATTAGAGGAGGGGTATACAGATTATAAAAAGAAACACACAGGACAAGTGCCTGTTAAGAAAGTAGATTCTCTTCAGCAACCAGATAAAGAAACTGTTGTAAGAGAAGATAGTTCTAAACAAAAAATAGAAAATGAAAAGGAATAA
- the argS gene encoding arginine--tRNA ligase, producing the protein MTLNQILTPQIEKAIQQLYGATVDKVEYQATRKEFEGDITVVIFPFLRQIKGNPVEIGTKIGEYLVENTSVIERFNVVKGFLNLVVSDSYYIDFFNAIRSEEHFGYVTPTPGDKSVLVEYSSPNTNKPLHLGHVRNNLLGYSVAEILKASGKKVYKTQIINDRGIHICKSMLAWQKYGNGETPESTGLKGDKLVGNYYVKFDVEYKSQIKELMAQGMSEDEAKKEAPIIKEAKQMLVDWEHNKPEVIELWKTMNQWVYDGFAVSYKNLGVDFDKVYYESNTYLLGKDEVEKGLEQGVFFKKEDNSVWIDLSEEGLDEKLVLRGDGTSVYMTQDIGTAIQRVNDFGDVGGMVYTVGNEQDYHFKVLFLILKRLGFDWAESLYHLSYGMVELPSGKMKSREGTVVDADELIQEMTDTAKSISEELGKLEGYSEEERTQLFTTIGLGALKYFILKVDPRKGMMFNPKESVDFAGNTGPFIQYTYARIQSILRKADFDYTSEIKGITLDPKEKELLKLLEEFPVVIQDAARTHSPALIANYVYELVREYNSFYQTVSILGEEDAVLKAFRVQLSEKVGMVIKDAFSLLGIAVPDRM; encoded by the coding sequence ATGACATTAAATCAGATTTTAACTCCGCAGATAGAGAAGGCGATTCAACAATTATACGGTGCTACTGTAGATAAAGTTGAGTATCAGGCGACAAGAAAAGAGTTTGAGGGTGATATTACTGTAGTTATCTTTCCTTTTCTAAGACAGATAAAAGGAAACCCAGTAGAGATTGGAACGAAGATAGGTGAGTACTTAGTAGAGAATACTTCTGTAATAGAACGGTTTAATGTAGTAAAAGGTTTTTTAAATTTAGTTGTTTCAGATAGTTACTATATCGATTTCTTTAACGCAATACGCAGTGAAGAGCACTTCGGATATGTAACTCCTACACCTGGTGATAAGTCTGTATTAGTAGAATATTCTTCTCCTAATACGAATAAGCCTCTTCACTTAGGTCATGTTAGAAATAACTTATTAGGATATTCAGTAGCTGAGATATTAAAGGCTTCTGGTAAAAAAGTTTATAAAACACAGATCATTAACGATAGAGGTATCCATATCTGTAAGTCTATGTTGGCTTGGCAGAAGTATGGTAATGGAGAGACTCCTGAGTCTACTGGACTTAAGGGAGATAAGTTAGTAGGAAACTACTATGTGAAGTTTGACGTGGAGTACAAGAGCCAAATCAAAGAATTAATGGCTCAAGGTATGTCTGAAGACGAAGCTAAGAAAGAAGCTCCAATCATTAAAGAAGCAAAACAGATGCTTGTAGATTGGGAACATAATAAACCTGAGGTTATTGAATTGTGGAAAACAATGAACCAATGGGTTTATGATGGTTTTGCGGTATCGTATAAAAACTTAGGGGTAGACTTCGATAAAGTATACTACGAAAGCAATACTTATTTATTAGGTAAAGATGAGGTAGAGAAAGGTCTAGAGCAGGGAGTATTCTTCAAAAAAGAGGATAACTCTGTATGGATAGACTTATCAGAAGAAGGATTAGATGAGAAGTTAGTACTTCGTGGAGACGGTACTTCTGTATATATGACACAGGATATCGGTACAGCTATACAGCGTGTGAATGATTTCGGCGATGTAGGAGGTATGGTATATACTGTAGGTAATGAACAAGATTATCACTTTAAAGTTCTGTTTTTAATTCTTAAACGTCTTGGTTTTGACTGGGCTGAGAGTTTATATCATTTATCTTATGGAATGGTAGAGTTACCATCAGGTAAGATGAAAAGTAGAGAGGGAACTGTAGTAGATGCAGATGAACTAATCCAAGAAATGACTGACACCGCTAAGTCTATCTCAGAAGAATTAGGTAAACTAGAGGGGTACTCTGAAGAAGAGCGTACTCAGCTATTTACTACAATAGGCTTAGGTGCATTAAAATACTTTATCCTAAAAGTAGATCCTCGTAAAGGGATGATGTTTAATCCTAAAGAATCAGTTGATTTTGCAGGAAATACAGGACCGTTTATTCAGTATACGTATGCTCGTATCCAATCTATCTTAAGAAAGGCAGACTTCGATTATACATCAGAAATAAAAGGTATCACATTAGACCCTAAAGAGAAAGAATTATTAAAGTTATTAGAGGAGTTCCCTGTAGTGATTCAGGATGCTGCTCGTACACATAGCCCTGCTCTTATAGCTAATTATGTATATGAATTAGTAAGAGAGTATAACTCTTTTTATCAAACGGTATCTATTCTAGGAGAAGAAGATGCTGTGTTAAAAGCGTTTAGAGTACAATTGTCAGAAAAAGTAGGAATGGTGATTAAGGATGCGTTCTCATTATTGGGAATCGCTGTACCAGACCGAATGTAA
- a CDS encoding helix-turn-helix domain-containing protein produces MKSILLPNDFITDVTEQITIFDYHTRQEISKQQVILNQNTFSFLVEGTKEVWSDNSFEALDNSKFILMKAGHCLMTEKLSNTANYRSILLFFDNELILNFISKYKIELVENKSTHSIHTFNYDNFSKHFVKSLMDIAKLSPSIQKRLLNIKLEEIMLYLIEINGPAFLQSFITNNNNKSLKFTQTIEKNILNKLTLSELAFLCNMSVSTFKREFEKHYGDSPSRWFQNRRLEYAHTLLTQHATTASEIYLKVGYENVSSFIQAYKSKYNITPKQSQKQ; encoded by the coding sequence ATGAAAAGCATTCTTCTTCCCAACGACTTCATCACTGATGTCACTGAACAGATAACTATATTTGATTATCATACTAGACAGGAGATCTCTAAACAACAAGTAATTTTAAATCAAAACACTTTTAGTTTTTTAGTTGAAGGAACAAAGGAAGTATGGTCTGACAACTCTTTTGAAGCACTAGATAACTCCAAATTCATCCTTATGAAAGCTGGTCATTGTTTAATGACCGAAAAACTATCTAATACAGCTAATTACAGAAGTATCCTCTTGTTCTTTGACAATGAATTGATACTTAACTTTATCTCTAAATACAAGATAGAACTAGTAGAAAATAAAAGTACTCACTCTATCCATACTTTTAACTACGATAACTTCAGTAAGCACTTTGTAAAAAGTCTAATGGATATAGCTAAACTATCTCCCTCTATCCAAAAGAGATTACTAAATATAAAACTAGAAGAGATCATGCTATACCTCATTGAGATCAATGGACCAGCATTTCTTCAATCCTTTATAACTAACAACAATAATAAAAGTTTAAAGTTCACACAGACAATAGAAAAGAATATCTTAAACAAACTCACTCTATCTGAGCTAGCCTTTCTGTGCAATATGAGCGTATCTACTTTCAAACGAGAATTTGAAAAACACTATGGCGACTCTCCTAGCAGATGGTTTCAAAACAGAAGATTAGAATATGCACATACCCTACTTACACAGCATGCAACTACTGCATCAGAAATCTATCTAAAGGTAGGTTATGAGAATGTATCTAGTTTTATACAAGCGTATAAATCCAAGTATAATATCACTCCTAAACAAAGTCAAAAACAATGA
- a CDS encoding YbhB/YbcL family Raf kinase inhibitor-like protein: MKAANFIIGLVLTLSTSVFGQNTFTLSSKDLGGETTKQHEFNGFGCDGENQSPQLFWHNAPKDTKSFAITMYDPDAPTGSGFWHWVVFDIPSNINELVTDAGKVNSPLLPKGTIQSLTDYGIKGFGGPCPPVDHGYHQYIITVHALKTDKLGLDGNTTPAIVGFNLWANTIAKASIIAYYKR; encoded by the coding sequence ATGAAAGCTGCAAATTTTATAATCGGGCTAGTACTAACACTATCGACTAGTGTTTTTGGACAGAACACCTTTACATTATCTAGTAAAGATCTAGGTGGAGAAACAACTAAACAACACGAATTTAATGGTTTTGGATGCGATGGAGAGAATCAATCTCCTCAGTTATTTTGGCACAATGCTCCTAAAGATACCAAGAGCTTTGCCATCACGATGTATGATCCAGATGCACCTACGGGAAGTGGTTTTTGGCATTGGGTAGTCTTTGATATTCCTAGCAATATAAACGAACTAGTAACTGATGCAGGGAAAGTCAACTCTCCTCTATTACCTAAAGGTACTATACAGAGCCTTACAGATTATGGAATAAAAGGTTTTGGTGGACCATGTCCTCCTGTAGATCATGGATATCACCAATACATCATAACAGTACATGCCCTTAAAACGGATAAACTAGGACTAGATGGAAATACTACTCCTGCCATTGTAGGCTTTAACTTATGGGCAAACACCATCGCAAAAGCGAGTATTATAGCGTACTATAAACGATAA